One segment of Gordonia terrae DNA contains the following:
- a CDS encoding glycosyltransferase, translated as MTIEEAGSRDADADAPGVARSTRPTRPVPELLADPVYRAQALEDAVNRLRNADEDMSASVAFSRIQKIIGFTLLGIIAVAMVLEPVGTCATLVSIATVGYVVTLADRLVIFRRGLVNGAIRVSDDEARSIPDDELPAYTVFVPAYGEPEVVGQLVAAMETIEYPRDKLQVLLLLEEDDEPTIEAARGVEDNGIVTVVLTPPAQPRTKPKACNYGMHFATGDIVTIFDAEDKPDPLQLRRAVYVLNNSGDDSVVCVQGKLSFHNVRDNMLTEWFTADYGIWFGFLLPGMMVSRAPIPLGGTSNHFRRDVLDTIGAWDPYNVTEDADLGVRIADHGYRTLVLDSVTMEEANVDAINWIRQRSRWYKGYMQTWLVHMRHPVKLWHILGPVAFVRFTLLIAGTPVIACLNMVFWLILALWIGGQPPVVAELFPGPIYYLALISMLLGNGAAIYMNLIAIREDDRSELLLSALLIPAYWVMMSVAAIKGMWQILVNPSYWEKTFHGLSTSSAAEPADDDPQKTGEAT; from the coding sequence GTGACCATCGAGGAGGCGGGTTCACGCGATGCCGACGCCGACGCACCGGGAGTCGCACGCAGTACGCGACCGACGCGGCCGGTGCCCGAGCTGCTCGCCGACCCGGTCTATCGCGCTCAGGCCCTCGAAGACGCCGTCAACCGGTTGCGCAACGCCGATGAGGACATGTCGGCGTCGGTGGCCTTCAGCCGGATTCAGAAGATCATCGGATTCACACTGCTCGGCATCATCGCGGTTGCGATGGTGCTCGAGCCGGTCGGGACGTGCGCGACCCTCGTGTCGATCGCGACCGTCGGATACGTGGTCACCCTCGCCGACCGCCTGGTGATCTTCCGGCGCGGACTGGTCAACGGCGCCATCCGGGTCTCCGACGACGAAGCCCGTTCCATCCCCGACGACGAGCTGCCCGCCTACACCGTCTTCGTCCCGGCCTACGGCGAACCCGAGGTGGTCGGCCAGCTGGTGGCCGCGATGGAGACGATCGAGTATCCGCGGGACAAGTTGCAGGTCCTGTTGCTCCTCGAGGAGGACGACGAGCCGACGATCGAAGCGGCACGCGGGGTGGAGGACAACGGGATAGTCACCGTCGTCCTGACACCACCTGCCCAACCCCGGACGAAGCCGAAGGCCTGCAACTACGGCATGCACTTCGCAACCGGCGACATCGTCACCATCTTCGACGCCGAGGACAAACCGGACCCACTGCAGTTGCGCCGGGCGGTCTACGTACTCAACAACTCCGGTGACGACTCGGTGGTCTGCGTCCAGGGAAAGCTGAGCTTCCACAACGTTCGCGACAACATGCTGACCGAGTGGTTCACCGCCGACTACGGGATCTGGTTCGGCTTCCTGTTGCCGGGCATGATGGTCAGCCGGGCGCCGATCCCCCTGGGCGGCACGTCCAATCACTTCCGGCGGGATGTCCTCGACACGATCGGCGCCTGGGATCCGTACAACGTGACCGAGGACGCCGATCTCGGTGTCCGCATCGCCGACCACGGCTACCGCACCCTCGTGCTCGACTCGGTCACGATGGAGGAGGCGAATGTCGACGCCATCAACTGGATTCGTCAGCGCTCCCGTTGGTACAAGGGCTACATGCAGACGTGGCTCGTCCACATGCGTCATCCGGTCAAGCTGTGGCACATCCTCGGACCCGTCGCCTTCGTGCGGTTCACCCTGCTGATCGCCGGCACACCCGTCATCGCCTGTCTCAACATGGTGTTCTGGCTCATCCTGGCGCTGTGGATCGGCGGACAACCGCCGGTCGTCGCCGAGCTGTTCCCCGGGCCGATCTACTATCTGGCGCTCATCTCGATGCTCCTGGGCAACGGGGCGGCGATCTACATGAACCTCATCGCGATCCGGGAGGACGACCGGAGCGAACTCCTGCTCTCGGCGCTGCTCATCCCGGCGTACTGGGTGATGATGAGCGTCGCCGCCATCAAGGGTATGTGGCAGATCCTGGTGAATCCGTCTTACTGGGAGAAGACCTTTCACGGTCTGTCGACCAGCAGCGCGGCGGAGCCGGCGGACGATGACCCCCAGAAGACCGGAGAGGCCACGTGA
- a CDS encoding glycosyltransferase family 39 protein — protein MTRRVPPGVLIFLATWIPYLVIGVYLASEVQLFFGDALSRVQSAQSVLFSRTPHLAAIGFIFTPLTAIVQLPLTALTPWIPEMTTQALSAVIMSSAFMAGSVVQVSGIARDAGLRPLVAGTFTVFYAVNPMIVLYAANGMSEAPYLFFLAWASRRLIRWVSSDDVHELVVAGIALGLSYLTRYDGGAAALAAAFVVGWVTYRRHDHRKRVPRTLLDITLVVAPSALAFLAWAAAGWLITGDAFAQFTSEYGNAAIIAQSGGSGSSTTGDAVRFSLMEMFLLAPLLPVLILGLIGVRARRRRLAPLLPTLLILAVLAFQVFGYSRGSTFGFLRFYMTVILLAAVVALLSVPLRRQVPMRREGAHADLLPARPYASRWGYKIAATVVIVVVATAIPVTAIGMTSPKYAPQEFALGSVVDPQPESVDQKYLDEQRIVRSFSTERALAQYLDDLDLPDGAVLCDTVYGFAVVVQSTRPRQFVIPSDSDFTQLLNDPVGGGVRYLLTVPREGRGLADAINERYPTVYENGAQIAVLELEARNQGADLPDWRLYRLV, from the coding sequence GTGACCCGCCGCGTCCCGCCCGGGGTGCTCATCTTCCTCGCGACGTGGATTCCGTACCTCGTGATCGGGGTCTACCTCGCCAGCGAGGTGCAGCTGTTCTTCGGCGACGCGCTGTCGCGCGTCCAGTCGGCGCAGAGCGTGTTGTTCAGCCGGACACCGCATCTCGCCGCGATCGGTTTCATCTTCACCCCGCTCACCGCGATCGTCCAGCTGCCGCTGACCGCGCTGACCCCGTGGATCCCCGAGATGACGACGCAGGCGCTCTCGGCGGTGATCATGTCCTCGGCCTTCATGGCGGGTTCGGTGGTCCAGGTGTCGGGGATCGCGCGTGATGCGGGCCTGAGACCCCTTGTCGCAGGCACGTTCACGGTGTTCTACGCCGTCAACCCGATGATCGTCCTCTACGCCGCCAACGGGATGAGCGAGGCGCCCTACCTCTTCTTCCTGGCCTGGGCGTCGCGTCGCCTGATCCGCTGGGTGTCCTCCGACGACGTCCACGAACTCGTCGTCGCCGGTATCGCACTCGGGCTGTCCTACCTGACCCGCTACGACGGCGGTGCCGCCGCACTGGCCGCGGCCTTCGTCGTCGGCTGGGTGACCTATCGGCGGCACGACCACCGAAAACGGGTGCCGCGCACGCTGCTCGACATCACGTTGGTCGTGGCGCCGAGCGCGCTCGCCTTCCTGGCATGGGCGGCGGCGGGATGGCTCATCACCGGAGACGCCTTCGCCCAGTTCACCTCCGAGTACGGCAACGCCGCGATCATCGCGCAATCCGGCGGCAGCGGGTCGTCGACGACCGGCGATGCGGTCAGGTTCTCGCTGATGGAGATGTTCCTCCTCGCGCCCCTGCTGCCGGTCCTGATCCTCGGGCTGATCGGCGTGCGCGCGCGACGCCGCCGCCTCGCCCCGTTGTTGCCGACCCTGCTGATCCTGGCGGTTCTCGCGTTCCAGGTCTTCGGTTACTCGCGTGGCTCGACCTTCGGCTTCCTGCGCTTCTACATGACGGTCATCCTGCTCGCGGCGGTGGTCGCGCTCCTGTCCGTGCCACTACGGCGTCAGGTCCCGATGCGTCGCGAAGGGGCGCACGCCGACCTCCTGCCGGCGCGACCGTACGCCTCGCGGTGGGGATACAAGATCGCCGCCACGGTGGTGATCGTGGTGGTGGCCACCGCGATCCCGGTCACCGCCATCGGGATGACGTCGCCGAAGTACGCGCCGCAGGAGTTCGCTCTCGGCTCGGTGGTCGACCCGCAGCCGGAGTCGGTGGACCAGAAGTACCTCGACGAACAGCGGATCGTGCGGTCCTTCTCCACCGAGCGTGCGCTGGCGCAGTATCTCGACGATCTGGATCTGCCGGACGGCGCCGTCCTGTGCGACACCGTGTACGGCTTCGCGGTGGTGGTCCAGTCCACCCGGCCGCGCCAGTTCGTCATCCCGTCGGACAGTGACTTCACCCAGTTGCTCAACGACCCGGTCGGCGGCGGAGTGCGCTACCTCCTGACCGTTCCCCGGGAGGGGCGAGGTCTCGCCGACGCCATCAACGAGCGCTATCCGACCGTCTACGAGAACGGTGCCCAGATCGCCGTGCTCGAACTCGAGGCCCGCAATCAGGGTGCGGACCTGCCGGACTGGCGCCTGTACCGGCTCGTGTGA
- a CDS encoding DUF2599 domain-containing protein, whose product MSTGFHRAGTGVAGAAPRSWRAAAGALAVVAVLSACGTDAAESGPQGTSTAGKSTTSPSPTPYSSGPYSPTESAPAIVYRPPYIERTEWTDTAVGPSLSVFPTNSGRYTTEPGAMTAAWAEVVALDPTADTPGMQAQFDCHWRFARLVEPEKPSWNLEPGRPVVAEEDMVGAGCNPGFAEE is encoded by the coding sequence ATGTCGACCGGGTTTCACAGGGCGGGTACGGGAGTGGCGGGCGCAGCGCCCAGGTCGTGGCGGGCCGCCGCCGGCGCGCTGGCCGTCGTCGCGGTCCTGTCGGCCTGCGGCACCGACGCCGCCGAGTCCGGACCGCAGGGGACGAGCACGGCCGGCAAGAGCACGACGAGTCCGTCGCCCACCCCGTATTCCTCGGGCCCGTACTCGCCCACCGAGAGCGCGCCGGCGATCGTCTACCGCCCGCCCTACATCGAGCGAACCGAATGGACCGACACCGCAGTCGGCCCGAGCCTCTCGGTGTTCCCCACGAACTCAGGGCGTTACACCACCGAGCCCGGCGCGATGACCGCGGCGTGGGCGGAGGTCGTCGCGCTCGATCCCACCGCCGACACCCCCGGCATGCAGGCCCAATTCGACTGCCACTGGCGGTTCGCGCGCCTCGTCGAACCGGAAAAGCCCAGCTGGAACCTGGAACCCGGCCGCCCCGTCGTCGCCGAGGAGGACATGGTCGGCGCCGGTTGCAATCCCGGCTTCGCCGAGGAGTGA
- a CDS encoding metal ABC transporter permease, translated as MSITYTAADRSLSDLWDFSTTVDLLGYDFMQQALLAMVLLGLLGGLLGPLIVARQMSFAVHGASELSVTGAAAALLIGFSVNLGGVIGAVIAAAVFGFLGNKARERDSVIGVVMAFGLGIGVLFLALYGRIGTGFALLTGQVVSVGINGLVAIAITTGIVVVVLALIYRPLLFASTDPRVAQAQGVPIRTLSVVFAIIMGLAAAQGVQIIGALLVMSLMITPGAAAARVTSNPTRTLVLSVVFAEVAAVGGLLMSLAPKLPVSVFVTIISFAIYVVCRIIGNRRVHRTR; from the coding sequence GTGAGCATCACCTATACCGCCGCGGATCGCTCGTTGAGCGACCTCTGGGACTTCTCCACCACCGTCGACCTGCTGGGTTACGACTTCATGCAGCAGGCGCTGCTCGCGATGGTGCTGCTCGGCCTCCTCGGTGGCCTGCTGGGTCCCCTGATCGTCGCGCGGCAGATGTCGTTCGCGGTGCACGGTGCCAGTGAGCTGTCGGTGACCGGCGCCGCGGCGGCCCTGCTGATCGGGTTCAGCGTGAACCTCGGCGGTGTCATCGGTGCGGTCATCGCCGCGGCGGTGTTCGGCTTCCTCGGCAACAAGGCGCGGGAGCGCGACTCGGTGATCGGCGTCGTCATGGCGTTCGGCCTCGGCATCGGCGTGCTGTTCCTGGCCCTGTACGGCCGGATCGGCACCGGCTTCGCTTTGCTGACCGGGCAGGTCGTCAGCGTGGGCATCAACGGCCTCGTCGCGATCGCCATCACGACCGGCATCGTCGTCGTCGTGCTGGCCCTGATCTACCGGCCGCTGCTGTTCGCCTCGACCGACCCCCGTGTCGCGCAGGCGCAGGGCGTACCCATCCGGACGCTGTCCGTGGTGTTCGCGATCATCATGGGCCTCGCGGCCGCACAGGGCGTGCAGATCATCGGCGCGCTGCTGGTGATGTCGCTGATGATCACCCCCGGCGCCGCGGCCGCGCGCGTCACGTCGAATCCGACGCGCACGCTGGTGCTGTCGGTCGTGTTCGCCGAAGTCGCGGCGGTGGGCGGGTTGCTGATGTCGCTGGCCCCCAAACTGCCGGTGTCGGTGTTCGTCACGATCATCTCGTTCGCGATCTACGTCGTGTGCCGGATCATCGGCAACCGCCGCGTGCATCGCACGCGCTGA
- a CDS encoding metal ABC transporter ATP-binding protein, whose translation MSGADHDDADRGGSQTGSRPVVAFTGARLAFGDRILWDDLNLTIEPGEFIAVLGPNGSGKTSFLRVLLRQYALDRGNVATTDAVGYIPQQHAEDDADPMAIRGRDLVGFGVDGGRWGVGLRGRSRRRELVDRALRAVDALPYADAPLGVLSGGEQQRLRVAQAVVSDPGLLLCDEPLASLDPTNQQVVVELIDRRRREAGTAVVFVTHEINPILPYVDRVLYLVDGRFRIGEPHEVMTTETLSELYGSDVEVLRVNGRLVVIGGEDAHHCAAETGSGVARSGGPA comes from the coding sequence TTGAGCGGGGCAGACCACGATGACGCCGACCGGGGTGGATCGCAGACGGGCAGCCGGCCCGTGGTCGCGTTCACCGGCGCCCGACTCGCGTTCGGCGACCGGATCCTCTGGGACGACCTGAACCTGACCATCGAGCCCGGCGAATTCATCGCGGTCCTGGGGCCGAACGGTTCGGGAAAGACCTCGTTCCTGCGGGTCCTGCTGCGCCAGTACGCGCTCGACCGCGGCAATGTCGCCACCACCGACGCGGTCGGCTACATCCCGCAGCAGCACGCCGAGGACGACGCCGACCCGATGGCCATCCGCGGGCGCGACCTCGTCGGGTTCGGAGTCGACGGGGGTCGCTGGGGTGTGGGTCTGCGCGGACGGTCGCGTCGACGCGAACTCGTCGACCGCGCTCTGCGCGCGGTGGATGCGCTGCCGTACGCCGATGCGCCGCTCGGCGTCCTCTCCGGCGGTGAGCAGCAGCGGCTGCGGGTCGCGCAGGCGGTGGTGAGCGATCCCGGGCTGCTCCTGTGCGACGAACCGCTCGCCAGCCTCGACCCCACCAACCAGCAGGTGGTCGTCGAACTCATCGACCGCCGGCGCCGGGAGGCGGGGACGGCCGTGGTCTTCGTGACCCACGAGATCAACCCGATCCTCCCCTACGTCGACCGCGTCCTGTACCTGGTCGACGGCCGGTTCCGCATCGGCGAGCCGCACGAGGTGATGACGACGGAGACACTGAGCGAGCTCTACGGCAGCGATGTCGAGGTGCTCCGCGTCAACGGCCGCCTCGTCGTGATCGGCGGCGAGGACGCCCATCACTGTGCCGCGGAGACGGGTTCGGGTGTCGCGCGCTCGGGAGGTCCGGCGTGA